The Acidobacteriota bacterium nucleotide sequence CACTGAGGAAAAAGTTAAACATCACAGCATTGATTGGTGCTTCCTGGCCGCCGGTTGAGGCATAGAGCTTCATCGCCGGGAGGTTGGTTCGTTCAGTCAGCACCCAGGCTTCGGAGCAGTTCAATTCGCGAGCCAGATTCAAAAGTGACTTCATCATGGCTTTTCCAATTCCCTGGCCGTGATGAGTTGGGGCCACACCGACTTCGTTGATCCACAGTTCCGGGTTGGGTTTGTCAGGGTGGACGTAATGAACCGCAGAAATGAACCCAACCACCTGTGCCTGATCAATGGCAACCACCAGATGATGGCGCGGGTCTTTCAAGAATTCACGGGTGCGCTCCACATCAAGCGGATAGTCAAAAACATTCGGGGCAATGTGGTTGAGAATGCTTTCTTCGTTTTCGCTCAGGATTTTGATTTCAATACTCATGGTGGATACCTGTTCAGGGTAATGAGGGGCGCTTCGGAATTGGATTGCTTCTAACTGGGCTACCTGAGTTTAAATCCTCAAATCGCTCATCCGTCAATAATTCTTTGTTGGAACGGGAAGAGTCAAGAGTTCCGCTTTTTCGGGTGAAGGCAACCTTTCTTGACAGTCTGGTTGTTGGGTAAAAACTGGCGAAGTGAAAAGAACACAAAAAAGACCAGATACAAAGAATTTCATGCGTGGCTTTCTCCTTTTAAACTGAATCAAAGCGTTGTTTCTCATACCAATTTGGGGTCAGGGTATCGGGGTCAGGGGGCAGGGAAATTCAATTTTTTCAATGGCTTAGCTTGCCCATAATACGACGTATTCATTCCAAAGTGGTCTGACACTGGCTGAATCTATCCGGGTTTCAATCTTTTACCAGAAAAAATGCGAGAAAGCACCGACCTCAACCGCGAAGCGGTAGGGCGGGGAGGTTCAAGGTTCTGATTCTTCCGAATAATCATCACACAATGGGTAGGAGCCAAACTTGCCTGCTTCTCGGCGAAAATATCCGAGCCCTTTGTTGGTATCAACTTCGGCGGAATCTGTATTTGATTGGGCTGATTGTCGGCCCTGTTCCAGACCTTTGACCAGGTTGATTCGCAGATCTCCCTGGATTTGAAATATTCTGGTTTCGGGCGCTGGACGGCTGACTGAAGATGGCAAGGGCAACTTTTGAACCGGCTGACGGGGAACAGATGGCTGTGTCGCCTTTGATGGTGAGGCTTGAACTGGTTTCAAACCGGGGGAGTGGATCTTTGTTAAATGTCTGGGATAGTTTTTTTCCAAAACAGGCGACGTGCAGTGTTCGCAAATGACCCATCCACCTTTTGGTTGCTTCGTTTGACGAAGTAGCTTTCTCGGTGGCCTATCGTCAGTTGAGACCGGAAGGATGCCTGTGCCAGAACATTTATAGCAACTGCCATTTGCACCGCCACAAGAACAATATCGAGTCATTGGGTTAAACCTCCGGGTTGAATGTCTGGAATGCCATATGCTCCTTTGGAGAGCAAACGGCTGGCTTCCCATATCCTGGCATTTATAAGTGCCTTACCGAAAATCCCAAGGCGTTTTTAACCACGAAAAAAACGAAAAAGATCAAACACCTATAAAATTCCAATCTCTCAGGAAACTTCTGACAAGGGACATACTCCTGAACCTGATTATTCCTTCGCGGCAACGGTGACCAGCAAATGTTCCCGTGCCCGCGCGGCGTACTTCTTCCTGAGTCGGAGTTCGGCCTAAAAATTCAAGCGTTGCCCCGGCGGCATCACCGATACAGGCGCCAAGCAAAGCACCAAATGCAAAGTTGAAATTATCTTGGCTGGTTGGGTTCATTGATTTTTTAGATTGAATTTTGATCGATCAGTTCAACAATCCACATTGTTGATTTGGTAGGCGAGGACGTCTTCCGCTTCGGCATTGAGGTTGTCCGCACGCCGATTGAGAATTTCCAGGTCTTTGACGATTTGACCTTTTCTATGATGATGGGCGTTCAGTGCATCAACACTGGGTCTCATTGAAATCTCACTTGGAAGGTGCAGTTTTTTACCTGAGAACTGAGCGTATTCAGTATTGGCAAGTTTTGGGTCTATGACTATTGTCATATTATCCGTGTTTACGGTTAGAAGACCCAAATCAAACAAAGTGTGTAGATCAGTCCTTAGCAATAACCCATTCTGAGGATGATTTGTTAAAGGCCCTTTGTATGGATGGATATGGGCTGCTTCCAAAACTGCCTCTACTGAACATCCTGAAAATGCACAGCAGCCACCATAGGCATCAAGCAACATTTTCCGAAATTTTGGTTGACCTCGTCGTCGAACGATTTCTGTCAATACCTTTTCGCGCGATTCCTTAATGCTGCTGATTTCGAAGTCACCAGTTGAATCCATTTTGGATGCAAGATCAGCAATTATTTCCTCAACCTGTAATGAGTTTGAGGTAATTGCTGTAAGAATTGAGGTATTTCCATACCATTTGGAAGCATCAAATATCGGTCGTGTACGTGGATCACCTTTTGCAAACTCCATTTGAAAAACATGTGGTGGACCTTCAAGATGAATTTGCCAACGTGGATTCACTTTCCCATTCTTAGTTGGGGCAGGATAGACATTTTCTTCCGTAAAAATATCTTTTATTACTACCCATGGAATTGCATAAAAATCGTTTGAAATAGTCTCGTTTCCAACAATTACAAGACAAAAATTACCTGAAAGCTTTTCATTGTAGGATTTTACTTTATTAGGGGAGAACGCAACCCACCGTCTTGGGTGAGTTGACGACCGGAGTATATAGTGTTGATCTCGAAGTTTATCTTCAAACCTTAAAATTAAATTTCTGGTGTTAAGGTCAGGATCTATTGAATGTGATACCTTAGACATAAAATTCATCCAGTGATTAGGTTAACAAATGGTTGCTAGGTTTGATGACTAAGAAACGACAGTTTCAGTAGTGAAGTGATTTACTTAGAATCCAACAAGTAAAGGCAGAAATAATCTTTGAAATATAAGTAAATATTAAATATAGATCCAGTTTTTGACAACTGATTATTTGAAAAATTACTAATATTACAGCAAGGTTTTGGTTTTAACCTGCGAAGCAGGTGGTAGACAATAGCCCC carries:
- a CDS encoding GNAT family N-acetyltransferase; the protein is MSIEIKILSENEESILNHIAPNVFDYPLDVERTREFLKDPRHHLVVAIDQAQVVGFISAVHYVHPDKPNPELWINEVGVAPTHHGQGIGKAMMKSLLNLARELNCSEAWVLTERTNLPAMKLYASTGGQEAPINAVMFNFFLSDTSK
- a CDS encoding HNH endonuclease; protein product: MEFAKGDPRTRPIFDASKWYGNTSILTAITSNSLQVEEIIADLASKMDSTGDFEISSIKESREKVLTEIVRRRGQPKFRKMLLDAYGGCCAFSGCSVEAVLEAAHIHPYKGPLTNHPQNGLLLRTDLHTLFDLGLLTVNTDNMTIVIDPKLANTEYAQFSGKKLHLPSEISMRPSVDALNAHHHRKGQIVKDLEILNRRADNLNAEAEDVLAYQINNVDC